In the genome of Parcubacteria group bacterium, the window ACAAAATAACAGCTATATTCATATCATTTAGAACTTACATATTTGACTATGGCAATTTGATTTTCGGAGGCGCGATTATAAAACTGTCCGTCATCGTGCCGGAGCAATCAAATTGACAGAGGCAAATATGTAAGATATCAAAACTACGACTTGTTAAAATATTCCTCTGCTTTTTTCGACGCCTCGGCGATGCTTTTCTCAATCTGCTCCAATGTCGGATGCTTGATGACCTTATGCGAGTCCATCACCTTCCTGACAATTTTCGGAATATCCATCAGTTTGCATTCCTTGTTCAGAAATTTCCAGACCATAAAATCATTGGCAGCATTCATCACCGCCGGAAGCGTTCCGCCTTTTTTGGCCGCTTCAAGTGCATACTCGAGGCAGGGAAATCTGTCATAGTCTGGCTCTTCAAAAGTAAGAGTTTTGGAAAAATTCATTCTTTCAATTGGAGCCTTCCATCTTTTTGGATAAGAAAGAGCATATTGAATCGGGAGCCGCATATCCGGATTGGCCATTTGCGCCATTATGCTTCCATCGGAATATTCCACCATTGAATGAATAACGCTTTGCGGATGAATAACCACATCGATTTTTTCAATCGGCATATCATAGAGCCACATCGCTTCGATCACCTCAAATCCTTTGTTCATTTGTGTCGCGCAATCGATGGTAATTTTATTTCCCATTGTCCAAGTTCCGTGATTAAGCGCATTATCAACTGTGGCATTTTCCAATTCTTTTTTGGTTTTCTTCCAAAGCGCTCCTCCGGAACAAGTTATTATTAAGCGCTCCACCTCTGATCTTTTTTCCCCATTAAGACATTGAAACAGTGCTGAGTGCTCAGAATCAATCGGCATTAATTTTACTTTGTATTTCTTCACTTCCCTCATCACTATCGATCCAGCCGCTACCAAAGTTTCCTTGTTAGCCAGAGCAATATCTTTCTTTTTTCGAATAGCATTAAGCGTTGCTCGAATTCCAACTAGACCAACAACTGAATTGATAAGCGTGTCGTATCCGCTGATATTAGTAAGTTTGACCAAAGCGTTTTCTCCTGAATATACCGGGATTGATATTTTCTTCCTCATTTTTTCTGCTTCTTTTTCGTCCGGAATAGCCACCGCTTTCGGTTTGTATTTTTTGATCTGTTTCAAAAGTAAATCAAAATTATTGTTAGCAGCGAGTCCTGCTATACTTAACTTTTTGGGATATTTGCTGACAACATCCAACACTTGTCCCCCAATATTCCCCGTGCTCCCCAAAATTACTAACTTTTTCATCCCTGTAGTAGAATTTCGAATTATTATTTATTTTTATATAAATAATCTTTCAATCTTCTTTTTAATAATCTTTTACCCTGTGTAGTTTTTAAATATTTTTCTCTTCTTTTTGAATCTTCTATATCTAAACATGCCTCATAATAAACAAGCTTCCATGGGATATAAGGCTTCGTTGATTTGTTTAATCCTTGATTATGTTCTTTTAGACGTCTTCTAAGATCGCCAGTATAACCTGTATATAACGATTTACTCTTTTCACTCTTTAATAAGTAATTATAAAAATAATCATTTCGAAATTTCACTACAGGGCATTTTTTCAAAAGATTAATAATAACCCATAGATACTAGCACAAAATCCATAATCTTTCAAACAAAAAAGCATAAACTCAAATAAATTTACAAGTTACACGATTATCGGAAAAATGTTATTATAATATTAGATTTAATTTAATAATATATATTTTATGCACCCAATAGACAAATTGTGCCGCCCCACAACAGTGGCAATCGTAAGAAAAAATATTAACGGTGTGCCGCACATCCTAATGCAAACTCGCTGGAAGCCAAAAGAAGATCCGATTTACAGTGGAACGCTGGAATTGCCAGCCGGTCATATTTATTCATACGAAGATGTGCACGAAGCACTTAAGCGCGAAATATTTGAAGAAACGGGTCTCCGTGTAAGCATCATAGAGCCAAACACACGAACAAAAAACTTTATCTTACGTGATGATGACGCATTTGGTTTCAAGCCTTTTTGCGCAACCCAGCAACTTAAAAACGGACTTCCATGGATTGGTTTCGTTTTTCTTTGCGAAGTGGAAGATGGAGAATTCATTGCCCAAGAAAGCGAAACAAAGAATCAAAAATGGATTCCTGAAGATGAAATTAAAACAATGATTCAGAATACTCCGGAAAAGATATTCACCTTTCATCTTCCGCCGCTCACCTTTTATTTTCAAGAAAAATAAAAAATTTTCAATCAAAAACCCGGCCGAAACCGGGGTTAAAAATACTATAATTTATAGCCTAAAAATTACGTCCTATTTCTAGCTGCAAAGGTAAATGAATAAAAATAGTTTTGGAAATTTTTTCCCGCTGAATTATAGGCGTTACTAAAAACAAAATAATCAGCTAGCATCTCTCTCAGTCTCAAAATCTCTTTGAGTCTTAATCTGTTTTTCTCATCACTAATCGTTAAATCTAAAAGCTCCAGTGCTCGATCAAAAGCTAACTGGCTGTATTCCGCATTGCTTTTCTCCTTCCATTTCAAAGCCCTTTCGACTTCGCTTCCGACATTTGCCATCTGCTCAAGAAAAGAAAGCGAATTCCATCGCCCTTCGGCTAAATTTTTGTGTTGATAATTCATTTTTTCACCAACTTATTGACGATTGATTTTATTTTTTTCTGAATTTTTACATCATCAACTCCCCGGCTTCTATTTCCTTGTGCCGGACGCAAATTTATCATTGAATCAAATTCAACAAAATCATCTTCGGAAATTTCCGGATATAGATTAATTCCCCAAAGATTTTCTTGTTTTGACCCATTTTCCAGAAGAAATGCTTCCTCATCAGCATGAAGTTCAGCATCTACTGCCATTATTTCTTTTTTAATATCGACTACCGCTTTCACCAAGTTGCCAAACATTTTTTCCGCCATTTCTTTTAACTCTTGAATCGTGATTTCTTTATCAATAATTTTCATAATGAAATAATACCACAAGCGAAAAATACCGTCAAAAAACCCGTCCAAGACAGGGAATTTTAATATTATATGCAAATTATATTTTGAATTTGTTTTCAGTATTATGGCGATCTATCGCCAGCTCAATCAGCTTATCTATAAGCGCGGGGTAAGGAATGCCACTGTATTCCCATAACTTCGGATACATACTTATGGAAGTAAATCCGGGCACGGTATTAATTTCATTAACAAAAATTTGATTGTTTTTAGTTATAAAAAAATCAACTCTTCCCATACCCTCGCAACACAGCGTCTCAAATACCTTTAGGGCCATGCTCTGAATTTTTTTTGTCATAGATTTCGATATCTTAGCCGGTATAGACAAAGTCGCGGCATTTTCATCCAGATATTTTGCTTCATATGAATAGAACTCTCGATGAAGAATTATTTCCCCCGGAATTGAAGCAATGGGTTTTCCATTTCCCAAAACGGAACATTCCAACTCTCTTCCTTCAATAAATTCTTCAATTATTATTTTACTGCCATAGGAAAATGAATCTTTTATTGCAACTTCAAACTCACTTTTATTTTTTACCTTTTTGATCCCGACAGAAGATCCAAGGCTTGCCGGTTTAACAAAAAATGGCAAACCCAACTTTTTTTTAATTTTTTCAAAAGATATTTCATTTTTCTGATGTTTTTTATATACAATATAATCAGCAACAGTAATTTTGGCTTCTCGTAGAAGCCTTTTCGTGACATCCTTATCCATTCCAATCGATGAACCCGTAATGTCTGCTCCGACAAAAGGAACATTAAAAATCTTAAAAAATCCCTGCAGCGCTCCATCTTCTCCAAAAGTGCCATGGACAAGAGGAAAAACCGCATCAACTTTTTTATTTTCTATGAAGAAACCCCCATTTTTCGCACAAGGAACAACCGGATTATTTTTAACAAATTTATCCGAAAAAAATGGCTGATTTCCGGATAAAAAATATTTTTCATCAACATGAAACCATCGGCCTTTTTTATCTATTCCAACAAGAATTACATTGTACTTCAGCTTGTCGATAACTTTCAAAACGCTATGCGCCGATTGAATCGAAACATCATGCTCGGCTGACTTCCCGCCAAAAATAATTGCGATTGTTTTTTTCATTCTTTCGGTTTTTTTCATTTCCTAAACTTAGCATGAAGTTGAACTAAAATCAAAAAACCCGGCCGAAATCGGGGTTGAAAAAATACTATAATTTAAACCTAAGAACTATGTCCTATTTCTAGCTGCAAAGGCAAATGAATAAAAATAATCTTGGAAATTTTTTCCCGCTGAATTATAGGCGTTACTAAAAACAAAATAATCAGCTAGCATCTCTCTGAGCCTCAAAATCTCTTTGAGTCTTAATCTGTTTTTCTCATCACCAATCGTTAAATCTAAAAGCTCCAAAGCTCGATCAAAAGCCAGCTGGCTGTATTCCGCATTGCTTTTCTCCTTCCATTTTAAAGCCCTTTCAACTTCGCTTCCGACATTCGCCATCTGCTCAAGAAAAGAAAGCGAGTTCCATCGCCCTTCGGCTAAATTTTTGTGTTGATAATTCATTTCTTCACCAGCTTATTAACGATTGATTTTATTTTTTCCTGAATTTTTACATCATCAATTCCCCGGCTTCTATTTCCTTGTGCCGGACGCAAATTTATCATTGAATTAAATTCAACGAAATCATCTCCGGAAATTTCCGGATACAGGTTAATCCCCCAAAGATTTTCTTGTTTTGACCCATTTTCCAGAAGAAATGCTTCTTCATCGGCATGAAGTTCAGCGTCTACTGCCATTATTTCTTTTTCAACGTCAACTACCGCTTTCACCAAGTTGCCAAACATTTTTTCCGCCATTTCTTTTAACTCTTGAATCGTGATTTCTTTATCAATAATTTTCATAGTGAAATAATACCACAAGCGAAAAATACCGTCAAAAAACCCGGCCAAAACCGGGGTTAAAAAATCTAAAAAAATAAACTAGGCTCTACAAACTGAATTCACAAAGCGAGCTTCCTGGATTCTTCAGATATTCTGTTTTTTACGTCTTCCCAGCCTATTTTTTTAAGCATAACTGGGACTGGCTCATTTTCAGCATCATCGAAAAAAGTAATGCTTTTGAGGATATGAAGCTTGTTGTATTTTATGTTCTTAAATTTTTTCTCAAAAAATTCAATCAAATCTGTTAAATTATATTTTTCCATCAAGAAATAAAGATCGACAAAATCCTTTTTGCTTCCTCGGGAGGAAATGGCATCAATTTTCATCGCCGCAATATCACGTTCATCGGCTAATTTCAAGCCCTCAAATTCTAAAAATGGATAAAGTTGACCGTAATCATATCTCAAAAAACTCAACTTTACTCCGTCCAAAACTCCATTAATGGTTCCTTCTTCCTCACCGGAAAGAAAAAAATCTCCAATTTCTGATAATTTTTTCTTTATTTCGGAATTAGAAAAATTTTCTTTGGAAAAAAAATCAAGATCAACTGACTCTCTGTGTCCCAATTGAATTGCCAACGCAGTTCCTCCGGCTAAATAAAATTCTGAGGCAATAACGCTTGAAACTAATTTCTCCAAAACATTCCTCGTTTTTTCGTTGATTGCATTTGGTTGCATTTCTCTTTTTCTAGGTTAAAGTAAAAACACCAGAAATTTCTGGATTTGAAATCCATTTTTTGATAATTTTTTTGAAAAATATCCTTGATGATTTCCATTCCATAAACATCAACTGCCCATTTTAAATCATCAGTATCGCCAAACATCAATATTCTTTGAACAATAA includes:
- a CDS encoding 1-deoxy-D-xylulose-5-phosphate reductoisomerase, which produces MKKLVILGSTGNIGGQVLDVVSKYPKKLSIAGLAANNNFDLLLKQIKKYKPKAVAIPDEKEAEKMRKKISIPVYSGENALVKLTNISGYDTLINSVVGLVGIRATLNAIRKKKDIALANKETLVAAGSIVMREVKKYKVKLMPIDSEHSALFQCLNGEKRSEVERLIITCSGGALWKKTKKELENATVDNALNHGTWTMGNKITIDCATQMNKGFEVIEAMWLYDMPIEKIDVVIHPQSVIHSMVEYSDGSIMAQMANPDMRLPIQYALSYPKRWKAPIERMNFSKTLTFEEPDYDRFPCLEYALEAAKKGGTLPAVMNAANDFMVWKFLNKECKLMDIPKIVRKVMDSHKVIKHPTLEQIEKSIAEASKKAEEYFNKS
- a CDS encoding GIY-YIG nuclease family protein gives rise to the protein MKKCPVVKFRNDYFYNYLLKSEKSKSLYTGYTGDLRRRLKEHNQGLNKSTKPYIPWKLVYYEACLDIEDSKRREKYLKTTQGKRLLKRRLKDYLYKNK
- a CDS encoding nucleotidyl transferase AbiEii/AbiGii toxin family protein — its product is MQPNAINEKTRNVLEKLVSSVIASEFYLAGGTALAIQLGHRESVDLDFFSKENFSNSEIKKKLSEIGDFFLSGEEEGTINGVLDGVKLSFLRYDYGQLYPFLEFEGLKLADERDIAAMKIDAISSRGSKKDFVDLYFLMEKYNLTDLIEFFEKKFKNIKYNKLHILKSITFFDDAENEPVPVMLKKIGWEDVKNRISEESRKLAL
- a CDS encoding DUF5674 family protein, with the protein product MKIIDKEITIQELKEMAEKMFGNLVKAVVDVEKEIMAVDAELHADEEAFLLENGSKQENLWGINLYPEISGDDFVEFNSMINLRPAQGNRSRGIDDVKIQEKIKSIVNKLVKK
- the ddlA gene encoding D-alanine--D-alanine ligase, translated to MKKTERMKKTIAIIFGGKSAEHDVSIQSAHSVLKVIDKLKYNVILVGIDKKGRWFHVDEKYFLSGNQPFFSDKFVKNNPVVPCAKNGGFFIENKKVDAVFPLVHGTFGEDGALQGFFKIFNVPFVGADITGSSIGMDKDVTKRLLREAKITVADYIVYKKHQKNEISFEKIKKKLGLPFFVKPASLGSSVGIKKVKNKSEFEVAIKDSFSYGSKIIIEEFIEGRELECSVLGNGKPIASIPGEIILHREFYSYEAKYLDENAATLSIPAKISKSMTKKIQSMALKVFETLCCEGMGRVDFFITKNNQIFVNEINTVPGFTSISMYPKLWEYSGIPYPALIDKLIELAIDRHNTENKFKI
- a CDS encoding DUF5674 family protein, with the protein product MKIIDKEITIQELKEMAEKMFGNLVKAVVDIKKEIMAVDAELHADEEAFLLENGSKQENLWGINLYPEISEDDFVEFDSMINLRPAQGNRSRGVDDVKIQKKIKSIVNKLVKK
- a CDS encoding NUDIX domain-containing protein; the encoded protein is MHPIDKLCRPTTVAIVRKNINGVPHILMQTRWKPKEDPIYSGTLELPAGHIYSYEDVHEALKREIFEETGLRVSIIEPNTRTKNFILRDDDAFGFKPFCATQQLKNGLPWIGFVFLCEVEDGEFIAQESETKNQKWIPEDEIKTMIQNTPEKIFTFHLPPLTFYFQEK